CCTATTTACGACGCTTTGTACGGTGCGCCAGTCAAACATTATTTGACCCGTCATGAACAAGGGGCTGGCTTTGCCGCTGTGGGTTTTGCGCGAAGCACAGGTAAGTTAGGCGTGTGTTTTGCTACTTCCGGCCCTGGGGCGACCAACTTAATCACAGCCCTTGCCGATGCGATGATGGATTCAGTGCCATTACTTGCTATCACAGGTCAAGTACCAACCGCAGCGATAGGCTCCGACGCCTTTCAGGAAGTGGATGTGTTAGGCATGTCGTTATCTTGCACCAAGCATAGTTACATGGTTGAAAGAGCTGAAGATTTAGCCGAAATATTACAAGAAGCCATCCACTTAGCGCAAAGCGGCCGTCCTGGTCCTGTGTTAGTAGATATTCCGAAAGACATCCAAATGGCGCAAGTACCATTTCATCCTTGGTTAGCTGCCGAAGATCACTTACCAAAATTAGACTCAAACCAAGTTGCTATTGCCAATCAAATCTTAAGTGAAGCCCAGCGCCCTGTAGCGTATATCGGTGGTGGTGTACAAGCTGCCAGTGCACAAGATGAATTAATGCAGTTTTTAGAAAAAACACATATGCCTGCAGTATCAACGTTAAAAGCGTTAGGTAGTGTATTACCTGATTATGAATATGACCTAGGAATGCTAGGTATGCATGGTGGTAAAGCGGCTAACTTAGCGGTGCAAGAGTGTGATGTTTTGGTCTGTATTGGTGCCCGCTTTGACGACCGTGTCACTGGAAACTTAAGCAAGTTTGCGGCAAAAGCAAAGGTTATTCACCTTGATATTGATGCCGCAGAGATTGGTAAACGTAAGCCTGTAAAAGCGTCATTAGTGGCAGACTTAAAAACTTCATTACCGCAACTAGAGTGTTTTGTAACTCCAGATGAGTGGCTAACGCACATTGCAAGCATGATGAAAGAGCATGCATGGCGCTATGACTACCCGGGTGAAAAAGTATTCGCACCTTATTTATTGAACCAGCTAAGCCAAAAAATGCCATCAACTGGTGTGGTGTGTTGTGATGTGGGTCAGCATCAAATGTGGGTTGCGCAGCACATGAAATTTAGTCACCCAAGCAATCATTTAAGTAGTGGTGGTGCAGGTACCATGGGCTTTGGTCTACCAGCAGCCATCGGTGCACAAGTTGCTCGCCCAAATGATTTTGTGATCACAGTGTCGGGTGATGGTTCAATCATGATGAACATTCAAGAACTGGCAACGATTCGTCGTAACAATCTGCCAGTTAAAATTTTAATCTTAGATAACCAACGTTTAGGCATGGTACGTCAATGGCAGCAGCTATTTTTTGAAGGTCGTTATTCTGAAACAAACCTTTCAGATAATCCTGATTTTGTGCAGTTAGCAGCAGTGTTTGGTATTCCAGGTCAAACTATCACTAAAGCAGATGAAGTTGATGCTGCGGTTGATGCGTTAGTAACTAGTAAAGGTCCATACATTCTCCATGCCTGTATCGATGATAAAGAAAATGTATGGCCGCTTGTACCGCCTGGTGCAGCCAACGATGAAATGATGACGGAGACAGTAAAATGAAACACACCCTAACGATTGCACTAAAGAATCAAAGTGTCGCTGTAGAGCGCTTTTTACGCGTTGCGCGTCATCGCGGCTTTGACCTAACAACAATGAATTTAGAAATGGCTGATGAAGCGTTTCACGTCACCATGACAGTAGACAGCGATAAGCCGATTTATCTACTAACATCACAGTTGAGTAAATTGGTCGATGTAAAACACGTCAATGTTGAAAACCAATTTCAACAACAAGCAATCTAGTATAAATCAACAGGTAACTAGAGCAATCAAACTGATGCTTTAGTGAGTAATAAATTAGGAATGAGGAAGTCAGTGGCATGCCACTGCAAAAACTGAGGTAATTATGGCTAAATTAAGAAGTGCAACAACAACAGAGGGTCGAAAACGTGCAGGAGCGCGTGCTTTATGGCGTGCAACAGGAATGACAGATAAAGATTTCGGTAAGCCTATTATCGCTGTTGTAAACTCGTACACTCAGTTTGTACCGGGTCATGTTCACCTTAACCAGCTCAGTGAGCTGATGGCCGAAACCATTACCGAAGCGGGTGGTGTACCAAAAGAATTTAATACTATTGCAATCGATGATGGTATCGCGATGGGTCACGGCGGAATGCTGTATTCACTCCCATCGCGTGATTTAATTGCTGACTCAGTTGAGTACATGGTAAATGCCCACTGCGCTGATGCCATGATCTGTATTTCTAACTGTGACAAGATCACTCCTGGAATGATGCTGGCAGCACTTCGTTTAAACATTCCTGTCATTTTTGTATCAGGTGGTCCAATGGAGGCGGGTAAAACACGCCTTGCTGATATCGACATCAAACTTGATTTAGTTGATGCCATGGTTAAGGGTGCTGATACTTCAGTAAGCGATGAAGACTCTGAAAAAGTTGAGCGCTCGGCATGCCCTACCTGTGGTTCATGTTCGGGTATGTTTACTGCTAACTCAATGAACTGTTTATTAGAAGCGATTGGTCTGGCACTACCGGGTAACGGTACTACACTTGCGACCCACAAAGACCGTAAACAACTGTATGTTGAAGCAGGTGCACGCATTGTTGATTTATGTCGTGAGTATTATCAAAAAGATAATGCAGCAGTGTTACCACGCGCTATTGCCAATCGTACCGCTTTCATGAATGCAATGGTGGTTGATATTGCTATGGGTGGATCATCAAATACGGTTTTACACTTACTAGCAGCAGCGCAAGAAGCGGGTGTTGATTTTGATATGTCGCATATCGATGAGCTTTCTCGCAAAACACCATTCTTATGTAAAGTGGCACCAGCGACAAACAAATACCATATTGAAGATGTACATCGCGCTGGTGGCATGATGGCTATTATCCGTGAGTTAGGTAAAGCAGGCCTTGTCGATTTATCTGTTGATCATGTGGCGGGTCATACAATGGCTGAAATGGTAACTAAATGGGATGCGACTGATCCAAGTAATGAAGTAGCGCAAAAATTTTATAAAGCAGGCCCTGCTGGTATCCGCACAACAAAAGCAATGAGCCAAGAATGCCGCTGGCCTGAACTGGATAATGACCGTGAAAATGGTTGTATCCGCAGCGTTGAAAATGCGTTTCGTCAAGATGGTGGCTTAGCGGTGCTATCGGGTAACTTAGCCCTTGATGGTTGTATTGTTAAAAGTGCTGGTGTGGTTGAAGAAATGCTGCATTTTGAAGGCCCAGCAGTCGTTTACGAATCACAGGATGACTCGGTTGAAGGCATTCTTAACGGTGAAGTAAAAGCGGGTGATGTTGTTGTGATTCGCTACGAAGGGCCAAAAGGCGGCCCAGGCATGCAAGAAATGCTGTACCCAACCAGTTATTTAAAATCAGTTGGCTTAGGTGAAAAGTGTGCGCTGATCACTGATGGTCGTTTCTCAGGTGGTACATCGGGTTTATCAATTGGTCACGTTTCCCCAGAAGCGGCAAGCGGTGGTGCAATTGCCTATGTTGAAAATGGCGATAAGATAGTAATTGATATCGCAACTCGCGAAATCACATTAGCTCTTTCTGATGAAGAGCTTGAAGCTCGTAAGCAAAAGCAACTTGCACGCGGGAAAGATGCTTACAAACCTCTAGATCGTGACCGTTATGTTTCATCTGCACTTAAAGCCTATGCCTTACTAGCCACCAGTGCAGACAAAGGAGCTGTGCGTGATTTAGCTAAACTTGAGGAGCTTAGTTAATTATGGTTTCTCAAGAGCTCGATTATTTTCGCGCTATCATTCAAGCGAACATGGAGCCGCTTGCAAAAGTCACTGAGGTTAGCGA
The nucleotide sequence above comes from Pseudoalteromonas shioyasakiensis. Encoded proteins:
- a CDS encoding acetolactate synthase 2 catalytic subunit, whose translation is MTGAELTIDLLAKHGVKDVFGYPGGAIMPIYDALYGAPVKHYLTRHEQGAGFAAVGFARSTGKLGVCFATSGPGATNLITALADAMMDSVPLLAITGQVPTAAIGSDAFQEVDVLGMSLSCTKHSYMVERAEDLAEILQEAIHLAQSGRPGPVLVDIPKDIQMAQVPFHPWLAAEDHLPKLDSNQVAIANQILSEAQRPVAYIGGGVQAASAQDELMQFLEKTHMPAVSTLKALGSVLPDYEYDLGMLGMHGGKAANLAVQECDVLVCIGARFDDRVTGNLSKFAAKAKVIHLDIDAAEIGKRKPVKASLVADLKTSLPQLECFVTPDEWLTHIASMMKEHAWRYDYPGEKVFAPYLLNQLSQKMPSTGVVCCDVGQHQMWVAQHMKFSHPSNHLSSGGAGTMGFGLPAAIGAQVARPNDFVITVSGDGSIMMNIQELATIRRNNLPVKILILDNQRLGMVRQWQQLFFEGRYSETNLSDNPDFVQLAAVFGIPGQTITKADEVDAAVDALVTSKGPYILHACIDDKENVWPLVPPGAANDEMMTETVK
- the ilvD gene encoding dihydroxy-acid dehydratase, translating into MAKLRSATTTEGRKRAGARALWRATGMTDKDFGKPIIAVVNSYTQFVPGHVHLNQLSELMAETITEAGGVPKEFNTIAIDDGIAMGHGGMLYSLPSRDLIADSVEYMVNAHCADAMICISNCDKITPGMMLAALRLNIPVIFVSGGPMEAGKTRLADIDIKLDLVDAMVKGADTSVSDEDSEKVERSACPTCGSCSGMFTANSMNCLLEAIGLALPGNGTTLATHKDRKQLYVEAGARIVDLCREYYQKDNAAVLPRAIANRTAFMNAMVVDIAMGGSSNTVLHLLAAAQEAGVDFDMSHIDELSRKTPFLCKVAPATNKYHIEDVHRAGGMMAIIRELGKAGLVDLSVDHVAGHTMAEMVTKWDATDPSNEVAQKFYKAGPAGIRTTKAMSQECRWPELDNDRENGCIRSVENAFRQDGGLAVLSGNLALDGCIVKSAGVVEEMLHFEGPAVVYESQDDSVEGILNGEVKAGDVVVIRYEGPKGGPGMQEMLYPTSYLKSVGLGEKCALITDGRFSGGTSGLSIGHVSPEAASGGAIAYVENGDKIVIDIATREITLALSDEELEARKQKQLARGKDAYKPLDRDRYVSSALKAYALLATSADKGAVRDLAKLEELS
- the ilvM gene encoding acetolactate synthase 2 small subunit, whose product is MKHTLTIALKNQSVAVERFLRVARHRGFDLTTMNLEMADEAFHVTMTVDSDKPIYLLTSQLSKLVDVKHVNVENQFQQQAI